From Calorimonas adulescens:
TTGAGATAATGATTTCACCAGCATCTTCCAGTGAACGTATGATATTTACAATCCGCTGCTGAGCCTCTTCCACATCCCGCAAACGTACTGGGCCCATGTATTGTATATCTTCCTGGATCATCTCTGCCAGCCTCTTCGATATATTGGCATATAACACCTTAGCAACATCTTCACTGGCGCCTTTAAGTGCAAGGGCAAGGTCATGATTATCTACTTCTCTCAATACTCGCTGTATAGACCTGTTGTCCAGATGTACAATGTCCTCAAACACAAACATACGTTTTTTTATCTCTTCAGCCAGTTCCACGTCATTAACCTCAAGGTTATCTAAAATATTTTTCTCAGTACTCCTGTCTGAAGCATTCAAAATATCCACAATTGTTTGAATACCACCCGTTGTTGTATAGTCCTGTGAAACCAGTGTGGATAGTTTTTTCTCCAAAATTCTTTCTACCTCTTTGATTACCTCCGGTGAAGCACTATTCAATCTGGCAATTCTTTTTGCCACATCTACCTGCCTATCCTGTGGAAGCGCAGAAAGGATAACAGCTGCTTGGTCCGGCCTTAAATAGGACAGCACCAGAGCTATGGTCTGTGGATGTTCATTCTGTATAAAGTTCAACACCTGTGAGGGGTCAGTCTTCCTAACAAAATCAAAAGGCTTCACCTGGAGGCTGGTAGTAAGGCTATTTATTATCTCAATTGCCCTCTGCGTGCCCAGTGCCTTTTCAAGGACCTCTCGGGCATATTCAATACCACCCTCAGATATATACTCCTGTGCCACACACAGCTGATAAAATTCGTCTATTATCTTCTTTTTGTCTTCAGGATCCACTTTGTTAATATTTGCAATTTCCAGTGTTAACTCCTCAATCTCGTCTTCTCTTAAATGTTTCATTACCTGGGCTGATGCCTCTGGGCCCAGCGCTATGAGAAGCATAGCAGCTTTCTCCTTACCACTCAAGCCAGTCCTTGTCTTTGCCACATGTACCACTCCTACTCTTCATTGAGCCACGTCCTGATAAGCTGTGCCACCACATCGGGCTTCTGCTTTATCAACCTCTCGATCTGCTTTTTCGGATCATTCTCATTTTCTTTGACGACTATTTCTTCAATTGGCATCGGCTGTGCCACCGGGCTAACAGGTTCAACCACAGTACCTTTCCTTGAGATTAATAATCTTCTTCCTATAAGGAGGCCACCAACAATGGCTGCTGCGATCAATCCTAAGATTATA
This genomic window contains:
- the fliG gene encoding flagellar motor switch protein FliG; this encodes MAKTRTGLSGKEKAAMLLIALGPEASAQVMKHLREDEIEELTLEIANINKVDPEDKKKIIDEFYQLCVAQEYISEGGIEYAREVLEKALGTQRAIEIINSLTTSLQVKPFDFVRKTDPSQVLNFIQNEHPQTIALVLSYLRPDQAAVILSALPQDRQVDVAKRIARLNSASPEVIKEVERILEKKLSTLVSQDYTTTGGIQTIVDILNASDRSTEKNILDNLEVNDVELAEEIKKRMFVFEDIVHLDNRSIQRVLREVDNHDLALALKGASEDVAKVLYANISKRLAEMIQEDIQYMGPVRLRDVEEAQQRIVNIIRSLEDAGEIIISRGGGDEIIV